In a genomic window of Mucilaginibacter sp. KACC 22063:
- a CDS encoding TonB-dependent receptor, whose protein sequence is MKSAYLFSLLVLGSVACFTPADAQTNQKPKTKKTTAKPAATTAKKLGDVAAKTAAKDTTKKGGGNNPANPNGQQGSSLSEEIVVTTNYKPVLADAVKIRRNPNLEDVSPYKAPLTYSTLDKRLEQNSAIKQLDAMPLPRERDSVLNNNYVKVGAGNLKTTFGEAYINNGKDEAMQIGAWLKHFAQSGSDVNKQNQSRQEIGVFGKSIMDDNSLSGRIWYNRQSNYFYGYAQNTTPVTTDPFHQHFNTISAEGELAKNYKDTERVFNYALKAKGYLFSNALKARENDIVLTGFINQTIKQFYAGVSGTLDMSSQKDNAYNITNNIFRANPYLKFQGDNYKIDAGVNIATEFGFSSRFYVFPSARAEVQVIPDYVRVFAEAKGDINRASLRDYAETNPFIGQDINIRNSVDRIDITAGIKGTLAPGLGFKAQIYRNEVKDMPLYVSNIDAQGNNRFAVVYDDGTTRVSGFKGELNYKASDDFELFGKVDFKDYKTSSQWFAWNMPKFNLTAGTIIHITDKFNLTGSLLLRGETKDITYTNALLPLDQQKSITPYTIKSFADVSAGGEYKINKKLSVFVQANNLLNSNYREWLFYRNYGFNIFGGVGYGF, encoded by the coding sequence ATGAAATCAGCATATCTATTTAGCTTACTTGTTTTAGGATCAGTTGCCTGCTTTACGCCTGCTGATGCCCAAACAAATCAAAAGCCCAAAACAAAAAAAACAACTGCAAAACCAGCAGCCACCACCGCTAAAAAGTTAGGCGATGTTGCGGCCAAAACCGCGGCAAAGGATACCACAAAAAAAGGCGGTGGCAATAACCCTGCTAATCCTAACGGCCAGCAGGGCAGCAGCCTTTCTGAAGAGATTGTGGTAACTACCAATTACAAACCGGTACTGGCAGATGCGGTAAAGATTCGCCGTAACCCAAACCTTGAGGATGTATCACCTTACAAGGCGCCGCTTACCTATAGCACGCTTGATAAACGCCTGGAGCAAAATTCGGCCATTAAACAGCTTGACGCCATGCCGCTACCACGCGAACGTGACTCTGTGCTTAATAACAACTATGTAAAAGTTGGTGCAGGTAACTTAAAAACCACCTTTGGCGAGGCTTACATCAACAACGGAAAAGACGAAGCGATGCAGATTGGCGCATGGCTTAAACACTTTGCACAATCTGGCAGCGATGTTAACAAACAAAACCAAAGCCGCCAGGAAATTGGAGTGTTCGGCAAATCAATAATGGATGATAACAGCTTAAGCGGCCGTATCTGGTACAACCGCCAAAGCAATTATTTTTACGGCTATGCTCAAAATACAACGCCAGTAACTACAGATCCGTTCCATCAGCATTTCAATACCATTTCTGCCGAAGGCGAACTGGCAAAGAATTACAAAGACACCGAACGTGTATTTAACTATGCATTGAAGGCCAAAGGCTATTTATTCAGCAATGCACTTAAAGCCCGCGAAAACGACATTGTGTTAACCGGTTTCATCAACCAAACCATTAAACAGTTCTACGCAGGCGTAAGCGGTACATTGGATATGTCTTCTCAAAAAGACAATGCCTATAACATTACCAACAACATCTTCAGGGCTAACCCTTACTTAAAATTTCAGGGCGATAATTACAAAATTGACGCAGGTGTAAACATCGCTACCGAGTTCGGCTTTTCATCACGTTTTTATGTGTTCCCTTCAGCACGTGCTGAGGTTCAGGTAATCCCTGATTACGTAAGAGTATTTGCAGAAGCTAAAGGCGATATCAACCGTGCCTCCTTGCGCGACTATGCAGAAACAAACCCTTTCATCGGCCAGGATATCAACATCCGCAACAGTGTAGACCGTATTGATATTACAGCCGGTATTAAAGGTACTCTTGCACCGGGCTTAGGCTTCAAAGCACAGATTTACCGCAATGAGGTTAAAGACATGCCTTTATATGTAAGCAACATTGATGCACAGGGTAATAACCGTTTTGCGGTGGTTTATGACGATGGAACTACACGTGTAAGCGGATTTAAAGGCGAATTAAACTATAAAGCCTCTGACGATTTTGAGCTTTTCGGTAAAGTAGATTTCAAAGATTACAAAACCAGCAGCCAATGGTTTGCCTGGAATATGCCTAAGTTTAATCTTACCGCAGGTACCATTATCCACATTACCGACAAGTTTAACTTAACCGGATCATTGTTACTGCGCGGAGAAACAAAAGACATTACTTATACCAATGCGTTGCTACCATTGGATCAGCAAAAATCAATTACACCATACACTATCAAATCATTTGCTGACGTTAGCGCAGGCGGTGAATACAAGATCAACAAAAAATTATCGGTATTTGTGCAAGCTAACAACCTGCTAAACAGTAATTATAGAGAATGGCTATTCTATCGTAACTACGGATTTAATATATTTGGAGGCGTGGGCTACGGATTTTAA
- a CDS encoding MotA/TolQ/ExbB proton channel family protein encodes MTLLLQITDTAQKIADTLNHAAVQTPLAPQEELRFGDLLVKGGWVMIPIGILAVLGLVIFFERYFTIRKAAKNESSLMSQVRDSILNGRLESAIAICKNSNSPLGRMLQKGLLRIGRPIKEIEGAIENVGKIEVAKLEKNIGIIGIVAGIAPMFGFLGTIAGVIKIFYDISKTDNISMGVISGGLYVKMVTSAAGLFVGIVAYVCYHILNMMVDKVILKLETDAIEFIDLLEEPGR; translated from the coding sequence ATGACGCTTTTACTGCAGATTACTGATACCGCCCAAAAAATTGCAGACACATTAAACCACGCCGCCGTTCAAACCCCACTGGCACCACAGGAAGAACTTCGCTTTGGCGACCTGCTTGTAAAAGGTGGCTGGGTGATGATCCCGATAGGAATTTTGGCTGTGCTTGGCCTTGTTATATTTTTCGAACGTTATTTTACTATTCGCAAAGCTGCTAAGAATGAATCAAGCTTAATGAGCCAGGTTCGCGACAGCATCCTGAACGGCAGGCTGGAGTCGGCTATTGCCATTTGCAAAAACAGCAATTCGCCGCTTGGCCGCATGCTGCAAAAAGGCTTGCTACGTATAGGCCGCCCTATCAAAGAAATTGAAGGTGCTATTGAAAACGTTGGCAAAATTGAAGTTGCCAAACTTGAGAAGAATATCGGTATCATCGGTATCGTAGCAGGTATTGCACCGATGTTTGGTTTCCTTGGTACCATTGCCGGTGTAATTAAGATCTTTTACGATATATCTAAAACAGATAATATCAGCATGGGTGTAATTTCCGGTGGTTTATACGTAAAGATGGTTACTTCCGCAGCAGGTTTGTTTGTAGGTATTGTGGCTTATGTTTGCTATCACATCCTGAATATGATGGTTGATAAAGTGATCCTGAAACTGGAAACGGATGCCATTGAATTTATTGATCTTTTAGAAGAGCCTGGACGATGA
- a CDS encoding ExbD/TolR family protein codes for MNLRKRNSRATAEVHTSAMNDIMFFLLLFFLIASTVTNPNVIKLMLPKSSSGQSVSKKTITVSVTKDLRYYVDKKEVQEADLSSTLASYKTLATDLTIVLYVDRTVAIQNVVQVMDTAQKLNIKLVLATEPKG; via the coding sequence ATGAATTTAAGAAAGAGAAATAGCCGTGCTACTGCAGAGGTGCATACCTCTGCCATGAACGATATTATGTTCTTCCTGCTGTTGTTCTTCCTTATTGCATCAACAGTAACCAACCCGAACGTAATAAAATTGATGTTGCCGAAATCATCATCGGGACAATCGGTTTCCAAGAAAACAATTACGGTTTCTGTGACCAAGGATTTGCGTTACTACGTGGATAAGAAAGAAGTTCAGGAGGCCGACCTGTCATCAACTCTTGCAAGCTATAAAACATTAGCTACAGATTTAACCATTGTGTTATATGTAGACCGCACCGTGGCTATACAGAACGTGGTACAGGTAATGGATACGGCACAAAAGTTGAATATTAAACTGGTACTGGCTACCGAGCCAAAGGGATAA
- a CDS encoding energy transducer TonB, whose translation MDYRSQENNYPKAFIATGIILAVVIAISYFIVFHMPPKEQDGTGGILVNYGTVDEGMGDDYMSTEEPSVAEHANKTKPDKVTPAPPTDQPTPVDNSSKQVVTQNTEDAPEVTNDKKPSETVKAQQQTTKAPAKPVVNQNALYKGKATTGTGEGDGTGNTPGNQGKTTGTTLTNNYNGTGSGNGGNLNGMPQRNFISKPAVTDANRRTGKVVVDIRVDKNGNVVYARGGARGTTITDQDLIDKCENAVKNAKLNALDNVPDLQVGTVVFVFKVQ comes from the coding sequence ATGGATTACCGCAGTCAGGAAAATAACTATCCGAAAGCATTTATAGCAACAGGCATTATATTGGCCGTTGTTATTGCAATCAGTTATTTTATTGTTTTTCACATGCCGCCTAAAGAGCAGGATGGCACAGGTGGTATACTGGTTAACTATGGTACGGTTGACGAAGGTATGGGCGATGATTACATGAGCACCGAAGAACCATCGGTTGCAGAACATGCCAACAAAACCAAACCGGATAAGGTTACCCCTGCCCCACCTACAGATCAGCCTACGCCGGTTGATAACAGTAGCAAGCAGGTAGTTACACAAAATACCGAAGACGCGCCGGAGGTAACGAACGATAAAAAGCCGAGTGAAACAGTAAAAGCGCAACAGCAAACTACCAAAGCACCGGCCAAACCTGTTGTCAATCAAAATGCACTTTACAAGGGCAAAGCCACCACCGGCACAGGCGAAGGTGATGGCACTGGCAACACGCCCGGTAATCAGGGTAAAACTACTGGTACAACGCTTACCAACAATTACAATGGTACAGGATCTGGCAATGGCGGTAACTTAAACGGCATGCCGCAGCGTAACTTTATAAGTAAGCCTGCTGTAACCGATGCTAACCGCCGCACAGGCAAGGTAGTGGTAGATATCCGTGTAGATAAAAATGGTAACGTTGTTTATGCGCGTGGCGGCGCCAGAGGCACAACTATTACCGACCAGGACCTGATTGATAAATGCGAAAACGCCGTTAAGAACGCCAAACTAAACGCATTGGATAACGTTCCGGATTTGCAGGTAGGTACAGTAGTGTTTGTGTTTAAAGTGCAGTAA
- a CDS encoding bifunctional folylpolyglutamate synthase/dihydrofolate synthase, which translates to MNYQQTLDYLYNQLPMFTRVGTSAFKKDLTNTLALCKVLDHPQHQFKSVHIGGTNGKGSTSHMLAAVLQTAGYKTGLYTSPHLRDFRERIRINGEMISEQEVIDFVADHSADFEQIEPSFFEMTVALAFDHFAKHKVDIAIIEVGLGGRLDSTNVIRPLLSIITNIGWDHMNLLGDTLPLIASEKAGIIKENTPVIIGEYQDEVANVFTKKAEEQQAPIIFASQLWEITPLTKQNNLLSIQATDTGNQTSDYELDLTGTYQLKNVKNVLAAVEELNSQGFIISEDHIKTALKQVQKLTGLAGRWQTLSTDPLTICDTGHNPEGVQEVLKNIASVKYDHLHFVIGVVNDKDLSKILAMLPKDATYYFSKPDIPRGLDAESLYQQATQAGLNGATYPSVKKALQAAQAAAQSNDLVFVGGSTFVVAEVV; encoded by the coding sequence ATGAATTACCAGCAAACCCTCGACTACCTATACAACCAACTTCCGATGTTTACAAGGGTTGGGACTTCTGCTTTCAAAAAGGATTTAACTAACACACTTGCACTGTGCAAAGTACTGGACCATCCTCAGCATCAATTTAAGAGTGTACACATAGGCGGCACTAATGGCAAGGGTTCTACCTCGCACATGCTGGCAGCGGTATTACAAACCGCAGGCTATAAAACCGGACTTTATACTTCCCCTCACCTGCGCGACTTTCGTGAGCGTATCCGTATCAATGGAGAAATGATCAGCGAACAGGAAGTCATTGATTTTGTAGCCGATCATAGTGCAGATTTTGAACAGATTGAACCGTCATTCTTTGAAATGACTGTGGCTTTAGCATTCGACCACTTCGCTAAGCACAAGGTTGATATAGCCATTATAGAAGTAGGCTTAGGCGGTCGGCTTGACTCTACAAATGTAATTAGGCCGCTACTATCAATCATTACCAATATTGGTTGGGACCACATGAACTTATTAGGCGATACCTTACCCTTAATTGCTTCTGAAAAGGCAGGCATTATTAAAGAGAATACGCCTGTTATTATTGGCGAATACCAAGACGAAGTTGCTAATGTTTTTACAAAAAAAGCAGAAGAACAGCAAGCCCCCATCATATTTGCTTCACAGTTGTGGGAAATCACACCTTTAACTAAGCAAAATAATCTTTTAAGCATACAGGCAACAGATACCGGTAATCAGACCTCAGACTACGAACTGGATCTTACCGGGACTTATCAGCTTAAAAATGTTAAGAACGTTTTGGCAGCAGTTGAAGAATTGAATAGTCAAGGGTTTATAATCAGCGAAGACCATATTAAAACTGCGCTCAAACAAGTGCAAAAGCTGACAGGTTTAGCAGGCCGCTGGCAAACTTTAAGTACCGATCCACTTACGATATGCGACACCGGGCATAATCCCGAAGGTGTACAGGAAGTATTGAAAAATATCGCCAGTGTAAAGTATGATCACTTGCATTTTGTGATAGGTGTGGTAAATGATAAAGACCTGTCCAAAATTTTGGCTATGCTTCCGAAAGATGCGACCTATTATTTCAGCAAACCGGATATTCCCCGCGGATTGGATGCTGAATCACTTTACCAGCAAGCCACACAAGCCGGACTAAACGGAGCTACCTATCCATCAGTTAAAAAAGCTCTACAAGCTGCCCAAGCAGCTGCACAAAGCAACGATCTGGTATTTGTTGGCGGAAGTACGTTTGTGGTGGCAGAAGTAGTCTAA